A part of Parafrankia discariae genomic DNA contains:
- a CDS encoding integrase core domain-containing protein produces MAERFVRTVRTEVTDRMLIVGERHLRTVLAEYAAHDDGRRPHRGRALQPPRPDHPAADLTQERTKRQPILGGLINEYERAA; encoded by the coding sequence GTGGCGGAACGGTTCGTCCGCACCGTCCGGACCGAGGTCACCGACCGCATGCTGATCGTCGGTGAGCGGCACCTGCGCACCGTCCTGGCCGAGTACGCGGCCCACGACGACGGACGACGACCCCACCGTGGCCGCGCCCTTCAGCCACCACGGCCCGACCACCCCGCCGCGGACCTGACCCAGGAACGGACCAAGCGCCAGCCCATCCTCGGCGGCCTGATCAACGAATACGAACGAGCCGCCTAA